Within the Salvia hispanica cultivar TCC Black 2014 chromosome 4, UniMelb_Shisp_WGS_1.0, whole genome shotgun sequence genome, the region aacccagtctggctctcgagggagccagccccagaagtgaatcacccccatgaccaagtaacttttaatttttgctttCAGTTATCTGtctttgttttttgttgtCTATTTGTTAAATGCTATTTGTTTCtgttttctcccacttagcccaatgcttggtctaagtgtgataagtttatattttctgttttgtttctgttttctcccacttagcccaatgcttggtctaagtgtgagaagtttatattttctgttttgttgtgtcttctcccacttagcccgttgtttggtctaagtgtgagaagtttttaatttcataaactGTTGTTGAGTGttgcattgatctctctgtttccccccttcacgacgatagcttggggacaagcttgagtgaagtgggagggggagaggagtcaatgcatGTATTTGTCAGCATGATAAGAGTCTTTAGGTCtagtttttgtttgtgtcgcatgagccagtgaatataatacggcatgatctccttagtgaaagtaattgaaaataggaggtatttcaacttagaagccttttcctttaataagccAAGTCAATCTGAATGAAGTAAGAACGATAGAGGATGCATttacttacttagttgtgaagccccactataaaagcgagttataagccttaaataacTTTGAGCTAACACATATAAAGGGGccgccactgaatgcttagggagaagagtcatgaaggagaaaaaaataggggaattgggttatgaaggtataaggctggacgaagtccagggtaaGGAGTTATAAGCTGtgacgaagtccagaggagagaagaggaaaattgaggaataagctggacgaagtccagagagaaaaaaaagaaaaaagaaaaaaggaaaaaaggaaaaaaatgaaaatataaaaaaaaggaggtataagctggacgaagtccgaGGGGGAAGGTGTCTAAGGGCAGGAACAATAATAACCTGACCCAGGAAAAGAGGAgaaaactctcataacccgacgcttcagtggtaTGGCAATACCTaaagagagaatcgatcctaacgtccctggtgaggaatgagtgatcgagtgaatccaacaattgggTAAGTTAgaggctatcttgacgaacTGACAAATTGGCTAGGTAgaggaagggaaagggcctatttggaggagtgcagcctgttggattgaccttaatcttgtggggacggttgccTAAAAGTTAAAGCTGgctcatgcatatgtgtttatgtgtttttctttagGTGTTTTTGTTTCAAGTTGTACCTAGGTCTAGGACTCTGTCTAGAGTCTaaagagtcggtcaggggataaccttgctttgaaattcgccttattctttttcttgtctttatatttgaggacaagtatggtttaagtgtgagcagtttgataaggctaatttcatgcatcggttatatggtgaaaaacactatattttactgggtctaacacagtttttaagccagatgtgtgacagaatcgctagatccaggagaaGCTGGAGGAAacggactagcgaaggaatgaaggaaaagtgagcagaattgaaggaaaaggaggctagaagaagggagtcaatagctgagggcaacaaagactatctatacctcgctgggccccacttcaacgcctataaataaaggagcatgcaacacataAGAAACAGACGATTTTCGCTCTTAgttcacacacaacacacacacttgggaaatgagAGTTCTGGGGTAGTCTTAGGTTCGAAGGGTCTCATCTTCCGGAAAGAAGTtagtcgtaacaccgtccgcgtgaagggcgaagatacaatctatttactttcggttcttttgcactttatttcattcgaacttcacttttggaagttgatttggttgttgttgttactgattatctatgcattcaTTTAGTTTCTGTTATATTGGTGTTATCTCGTGTTGATCTACGTTGATCCTGgtgtttgaagttttatttcggcaagttgcatgttaatctctgtttttgtcACTTTGGTTCTTGATCTGGGGAATTTGGCTGTAGATCTgtggtgttgttgttgatcggaggttgtttggtgattttgtagttatggaatgtttttggccggagtttgtgtcggatgcttggatccggagtggatttagcattcgaggttggatctgaacaggggattcaagttgtgcatggatttttgagttttctatttcctttctgttttacttcgtctagtagccgtagatctgtttagttcctAATTGTTCTTCGCTAAATTGTTTAATTCCAATCTGCTCGTTTTCCGATTACGGTTCACGCCTGTTTCTGCTGAGTTTTGATGCAATTTGATttaaagaagatgatgtcgctgttagttagtactttagttagttgttttcccagcttttcgtccgtactctgtttttttttcagccatggtccccaccgtcagtttatttcccatgtctaggtaatttagaatagtttcttagatctagtgttTATCTCGATTTCAatttacatgcatgatttatgttctacctagatctagctgttagcgtagcagatttcaattccaagtttagtctaatttcctcaacccaaaaaatgcgtggcagcagccaacccaaaaacaatttccaaatccttgagcatgttcattacgcatccatctctgtgggatcgatccctacttccctgtgctaagttttagtataagtggttgagggtttttgaagaagtattctgtgtgtccgacgaccgagatttTCCAACGACCAGTGAGCtcctagaccctgtgatctagtggatttgctggacctaggaaactTGTTATTCTTTTCTGTACACACAGTCTAAACATTTACCGATCTTCATGTGGTTAAACATATCTACCCAATCAAGAAGAACGTTAGCAGTCTTGAAATCTCGGTGTATGATAGGTATATCTTGTTCATGCAAGTAGCTAAGCCCTCTGGCAATATCTATAGCGATCTTGATTCTCCTCGACCAAGGTAATGATTGGTATTGACCTATGGAGTAACAAATCACACAAGGTATGAAATATAACAAAAGAACATGCTATGACTTTtcatccaaaaagaaaatttacttGCGAATAAGTGGTCCGACAAGCGCCCATTGGGCATGAACTCGTACATCAACATCATGTTGTATTCCTACGTACAGTACCCAACGAGGCTGACCAAGCTTGGATGACAAAGTTGCACCAAATTATCAGTTTTCTTCTGCATACATAGTTCATGATTAGCAAAACACAATCCCAAAATTTTACTtcagaaaaaataatctttgGAAACACAAACCTACCAGCCAATCCTGATGCCTTTCCATGAAATTGGACCATTTTTTAACTGTAACAGCCATTCCAGAGCCAGGCTTCGAGGCGATGAGGGCATGCTCATTGATCCATGCTCTAAAAGCTTGACACATGAATCCTTCCCCTATGACGGTGTCTAATTGAAAGTTTTCCGTCGCTTTTATAATCTCTTTCAACTTTATAGGCCGTGCAACGGGGTATGCTGCGATATCATCAGTAAGTATATGGATATCACATAAACACGGTGCacaatataagtatataaactTAATTCAACTGATGCAAAGGTATTGGCGAATGGATGGTGCAGATGATATAGTTGAGAAGCCAACTTCAAGTTTAAGATTAGTACAAATCTATTCGCACCCTTTTGTGTAAAAGCAAACTTAATTCATCTTTAAATTGTTGTAATAAAGTAACAGGCTTTCAATTTGTAGTAAATTTTTCCGTCCTACGTATTTGCCGAATTTGGAGGTGTGATTCGGGCACTTTTATCCTAAATATTTGCATGAGATCTTCAGATTGAATCCTTAATCTAAGACTATCTCCAATGGTacactaaaatctaaaataagatagacaATTAGCATCAATAATCTAAGACTATCTCCAATGGTAtactaaaatctaaaataagatagacaATTAGCATCAATGGTACTTTAAAATCAATCCCGTTTTAGATTTTTGAGTAAAAATGAGTACCTATTTTTAGGTTTACAATAAAACAAAGCTAAaatctttttcaaattttgtaagtGAAAAAGGCCTAAtttagagaatattcttttaaatttgagtttgctgtaaatgattggagtaaaattatatttgatgtaACATTTACGCTAGAATAAGTTTTGAGTATAGTGTAATTGGTGGGAGATGCTGTAACATCGTTAAAATTGCatttaattcacaaaaatgctaaaatgttactccatccgtccctgaaaatttgtcacatatttcctttttcgtctgtccctaaaaatttgtcaccttggacttttaccatttttggtagtggaccctacatttcactaactcttttacactcacattttattacttagATGACATATtccttagccggcacgagattttaggagtaatTGGTTAATGTGTGTAATtcgagagagaaaaattgggtgaaagtattaaaatagaaagagaaagaaacatgaatattttaataggggtgagaaaaagtggttgagtgtattaattagagagagaaattttccaaaaaaggaaatgtgtcatcttgattgagacaaactaaaaaggaaaacgtgtcatcttaagcgggacgaagggagtataaaactaatatataagaGTAGGACCCATGTGCCAtgaactttttcaactcactttctattacatttcttaaaatccgtgcccgatcaaatggtgacgaattattagggacggagggagtaggatTTAAGAGCGTCTCCGGTAGCgcccttcccactaggacttcccacaaaaaccTCATGTCAcgtcatcactaggacttctcATTCCACTGCTatatcactaggacttcccctgcactaggacttcccactaggacttcctgcaataaaattaaattcacaattgaaattaaaatttacggaattaaaattcgacacgaatacgaacgGGGAAATgcgaatatttcattaaaaaacaaacatacatcataaaagaaaaaaaaaattacatagtagataaaaaaaacaaccacaTCAATGTCTACCCCTCCGCGTCCAAacctcttcgatgatatcctcctgaagtcgaatatgggcttctctttgccgcatgtcggcaaatgcgCGCAACCGCTCAACCTCTCCATGAGGTACCCCCATGTTCACATCCGCGctggccacgccgtggcttggaccggcaccCGTATCATCTTCGTTGGTCCACTGAGTCAGTTCGTCCCCTTCactttcgacaatcatgttgtgcaaacTGATACATACGTACATGATGTCGCAGATGTTGGGAATATACCACTGCCGTGCCGGACCCTTCAC harbors:
- the LOC125221158 gene encoding receptor-like cytoplasmic kinase 176, encoding MCQAFRAWINEHALIASKPGSGMAVTVKKWSNFMERHQDWLKKTDNLVQLCHPSLVSLVGYCQYQSLPWSRRIKIAIDIARGLSYLHEQDIPIIHRDFKTANVLLDWVDMFNHMKIGKCLDCVYRKE